Sequence from the Brevundimonas sp. SGAir0440 genome:
GCCAGCCTAGCCGCCGCCGCCGGGGGCGTGACGACCATCGTGGTCCAACCCGACACCGATCCCGCCGTCGACGACCCGGCCATGATCGACTTCATCCAGCGGCGCGGCGCGGCGCTGAACCTGGTCAACGTCCGCGCCGCCGGCGCCGCGACCAAGGCCCTGGACGGCCAGCGCATGGCCGAGATCGGCCTGATGGACGAGGCCGGCGCCCTGTATTTCACCGACGGCGACAAGGTGATCGTCAACAGCCGCACCCTGCAACGGGTGATGAGCTACGCCGCCGCCTTCAACGCCCTGATCGCCTGCCGCCCGGCCGACCCCTGGCTGACGGAAGGGGCGGTCGCCGCCTCGGGCGAACTGGCCACCCGCCTGGGCCTGTCCGGCAGCCCCGCCATCGCCGAGCGGATCGGGCTGGAGCGCGATCTGGCCCTGGTGGAACAGACCGGCGCGCGGTTCCTCGTGGATCAGCTTTCAACCGAGGGCGCGCTGGACACCCTGGCCCGCGCCCGCGCCAAGGGGCTGGAGGTCGCCGTCAGCGTCTCGATCAACCACCTGTGCTTCAACGAGGTGGACATCGGCGATTATCGCACCTTCTACCGGCTGGACCCGCCGCTGCGCTCCGAAGCCGACCGCCAGGCCCTGATCGAGGCTGTGCGGGAGGGCCTGATCGACGTCATCACCTCCGCCCACGCCCCGGCTCCGGCCGAGGACAAGCGCCGCCCGTTCGCCGAGGCCGCACCCGGCGCGATCGGCTTGGAGACCCTGCTGCCCGCCGCCTTGACCCTGCATCACGAAGACGGTCTGGATTTGCTCGACGTGCTGCGTCCGCTGACCCAGGGCCCCGCCGCCCTGCTCGGCCTCGACGCGGGCGTCCTGGCCGAGGGCGCGCCGGCCGACGTCATCCTGTTCGACGCTGGCGCGCCGGTCATCATCGACGCCGACACCCTTCACTCCAAGTCAAAGAACTCGCCCTTCGACGGCCGCCGGCTTCAGGGCAAGCTGATCGGAACCTGGGTGGCGGGACGCAAGGTCTTATAAGGCTCAGATCAGCGCGGTCGCGCGCACGTCGCGGCCTTGGCCACTTCGGCGCCCAGCACCGACTTTACGGCCAGCGGCGTGTCGGTGGCGATCACGGTGACGCCCTGGCCCACCAGATCGCGGTATTCCGAAACGTCCCCGTCGGCGGCGTAGCGATCGTCGCGGCGCACGCCCTCGGCGCCCAAGGTGCCGAACTGAACCTCGACCCCGGCCTCACGCAGGGCGCGCCACAGCGCCGGGCGCTCCTCGCGCGTGCCGGTCCAGGCCAGGATCTGCGCCGGGTTAAGCCCGCTCAGATCATCCACACCGCTCAGCCCGGCCGAGATCATCATCTCCGGCGCCATGGCCGCCACCGCCCGCGCATCGGCGTCGTTGTAGGTGATCAGGATCACCCGGTTTCCGGCCCGCGACCGGCGCACCTGATCGATCACCGCTCGCGCCAGATCGACCGTCGTCTCGCCGTCCGCGGGCTTCAGGTCGATGCTGGCGATGGCGCCCACGCGTCCGGCGGCGTCCAGCGCCTCGCCCAGCGTCGGCGGCGCAGCGCGCGTCAGGGCGCCGTTCGACGCCTTCAGCCGCGCCTGTTTCACCTGGGCCAGCGTCAGGTCCGCGACCCGGCCGCGTCCCGTCGTCGTCCGGTCCATGGTGTCGTCATGCATCAGAACCAGCTGCCGGTCCTTGGTCAGGACCGCGTCCAGTTCCAGGATCGCATTGGGGATCGCCCGGCCTGTCGCCTCGATGGCGGCGATGGAGTTCTCGGGCTGGTCCAGCGCCGAGACCGCCCGGTGCGCCGAGATCGCCACGCCGCCGTCCCGAACGCAGTCGAAATAGGCCGCCATCGCCGGACCCGACGACGGCGCAGACGCCATCGGCGGAGCGCCCACGCAACCTGTCGTCGAAAGCAGCAGCAGGGTCGCGGCGGCGGCGGAAATACGGGTCATGGATCGGCTCCGGAAAGACGCGCGGACCAAACGCTGCGCCGATCATCGGGTCAAGAGGTCGGATCGCCCTTGCTCCCGGCCGCCCCGCGACGCATTTTGCCGCAACGACACGCGGGGAGCGAATCAACGTGCAGGATCTAGTGGCCCCGGCTCTCGGGACCTTGGCGCTGGTGGCGCTGGGCGGCTATCTGCTCGGCTCGATTCCGTTCGGCGTGGTGATCACGCGTGCAGCCGGCGCCGGCGACGTGCGCAACATCGGCTCGGGCAATATCGGCGCGACCAATGTCCTTCGTACCGGCCGCAAGGATCTGGCCCTGGCCACCCTTTTGCTAGACGCGGGCAAGGGCGCGGTGGCGCTGCTGATCGCCCGTCATCTGTTCGGCAGCGAACTGGCCGGCGCCATCGCCGGCGGCGCAGCCTTCCTGGGACACCTCTTTCCCGTCTGGCTGAGCTTCAAGGGCGGCAAGGGCGTCGCCACCTTCTACGGCCTGCTGCTGGCCGCCGCCTGGCCGCTGGGCCTGATGGCGGGGGCGGTCTGGCTGCTCTGCGCCTTCCTGTTCCGCTATTCGTCGCTGGCGGCGCTTATTTCATCGGCGACCGCGCCGCTGCTGGCGCTTCTGCCGCTCGCCGTCGTCGGCCTGCCGGTCAGCCTGCCCATCCTCGCCCTGACCGTCTTCGCCGCCGTCCTGATCTGGGTTCGACATCACCAGAACATCGCCCGGCTGCTGAAGGGCGAGGAACCGCGCATCGGGGCCAAGAAGGCGTGAGCCTGGACCCGGCCGAACGCTTCGCCCGGCTGCGGCTCGCCCGCACCGACCGCATCGGCCCCGTCGCCTTCGCTCAACTGATCGGCCGCTACGGCTCAGCCCTCGGTGCGCTGGACACCCTGCCCGATCTGGTGCGCAAGTCCGGCGCCGCCTCCGTTCCGCCGCCCGTCGAGACGGTCGAACGCGAAATCGCCGCCGGCGACGCCATCGGCGCCCGCCTGCTGGTGCTGGGCGATCCCGACTATCCCGAGATGCTGGCCGCGCTCGATCCGCCGCCGCCGATCCTGTGGACGCGCGGTCGCGTCGATCTGCTGAACCAGCCCAGCGTCGCCATCGTCGGCGCCCGCATCGCCTCGGCGGGCGGTCAGCGGATCGCACGCGGTCTGGCGCAACAACTCGGTCAGGCCGGTCATGTCGTCGTTTCGGGAATGGCGCGCGGCATCGACGCCGCCGCCCACGAAGGCGCCCTGGCGACCGGAACCGCCGCGGTCCTGGGGGGCGGGGTGAACGACATCTATCCGTCCGAACACGCCGACCTCTACGCCCGCCTGACCGAACAAGGCTGCGTCGTCTCCGAAAGCCCGGTCGGCGCTCGCGCCCAGGCACGCGACTTCCCGCGCCGCAACCGCATCATCTCCGGCCTGTCGCGCGGGGTGGTGGTCGTTGAAGCCGAGGTCCGGTCCGGTTCCCTGATCACCGCCCGTCTCGCCGCCGAGCAGGGCCGCGATGTCTTCGCCGTGCCCGGATCGCCTCTGGATCCCCGCGCGCGCGGTCCGAACGAGCTGCTGCGCCAGGGCGCCATCCTGTGCGAGGGGATCGACGACATCGACCGCGCCTTCAACACCCTGCGCACCCTGCGCGAGCCGCCTGCCGATCCGATGCGATTCGACGGCGACCTCGACGACGCCTTCCTCGACCGCGTCGCCGCCCTGCTGTCGCCGACCCCGACGCCGCGCGACGAGATCGCCCGCGCCCTCAACGCTCCCGTGTCCCAGATCGCCGCCGCCCTGCTGGAGCTCAGCCTGACCGGCCGCGCCGACCTGCTGCCCGGCGGTCTCGCTTCTCTTTAGGTCGGCGGATGACCGGCCACGCCCGCCGCCTGTTCCAGCAAGCCGGCCAGCCGCACGTCGCCCTCGTCCCGCGCCAGCCGCGCCATTTCCAGCGCCATGGCGCCGATGTATTCCCGCGTCGGAAAGGCCGCCGCTTCGATATGCGCCTGGCGATCCGTTTCGCAGGCCGATTGAGGTTGCGCCGTCGCCATGATCGTCTCCGTTGCCAAGAACACAATCTAACCGCGCTTCATTAAAACACAACTACCCTGGAATGTAAGACGACAGGTGCGATTGACTCACGGCTCCGCTCCAACCACGTTCGCGCCCCTTCCCGAGACCGGACCGTTATGAACCTCGTCATCGTCGAGAGCCCCGCAAAGGCCAAGACCATCAATAAGTATCTGGGCTCGGACTATGAGGTCCTGGCCTCGTACGGCCACGTCCGCGATCTGCCGTCCAAGGATGGTTCGGTCCTGCCCGACGACGACTTCTCCATGCATTGGGAGGCCGACGCCAAGGGCGCCAAACGCCTGTCCGAAATCGCCGCGGCCGCCAAGCGCGCCGACCGCGTCATCCTGGCGACCGACCCCGACCGCGAAGGGGAAGCCATCAGCTGGCACGTGCTCGAGGTGCTGAACAAGAAGAAGGCGCTGAAGGACACAGAGGTCCAGCGCGTCACCTTCAACGCCATCACCAAGTCCGCCGTGCTCGACGCCATGGCCAATCCGCGTCAGATCGACATGGAGCTGGTCGAGGCCTATCTGGCCCGCCGCGCGCTGGACTACCTCGTCGGCTTCACCCTCTCGCCGGTCCTGTGGCGCAAGCTGCCGGGCGCCCGCTCGGCCGGCCGCGTCCAGTCCGTGGCGCTGCGCATCGTCGTCGATCGCGAGATGGAGATCGAGAAGTTCAAGGCTCAGGAATACTGGTCCATCGAGGCCGACCTGAACGCCGACAGCCCGCCCTTCACCGCCCGCCTGGTCAAGCACGCCGGCAAGCGCATCCAGCGCCTGGACATCAAGGACGAGGCCACGGCTTCCGCCGCCCGCGCGGCCATCGCCGCCGGCGACTTCACCATCAATGCGGTGGAGAAGAAGCCAGTCCGCCGCAATCCGGCCCCGCCCTTCACCACCTCGACCTTGCAACAGGAGGCGGCGCGCAAGCTCGGCTTCTCGGCCCAGCGCACCATGCAGGCGGCGCAGAAACTGTATGAGGGCGTCGACGAGACCGGCGGCCTGATCACCTATATGCGGACCGACGGCGTCCAGACCACGCCCGAGGGCATCGCCCAGGCGCGCGAGGTCATCGGGCAGCAGTTCGGCCCGGCCTTCGTCCCGCAAGAACCGCGCTATTACAAGACCAAGGCCAAGAATGCTCAGGAAGCGCACGAAGCGATCCGGCCGACCAACATCGCGCGCCATCCCGACAGCCTGCGCCTCGAATCCGATCTTCAGCGCCTCTATGAACTGATCTGGAAGCGGATGGTCGCCTCGCAGATGGAGGCGGCCCGGATGGACCGCACCACCGTCGACATCGAGACCGCCGACGGCCAGACGGGTCTGCGCGCCACCGGCCAGGTCGTCACCTTCGACGGCTTCCTCGCCGTCTATGAGGAAGGCCGCGACGAAAAGCAGAAGGGCGCCGAAGACGACGAGAGCGACGACACCAGCCGCCTTCCCGCCCTGAAGGAAGGCGCCAAGGCCAAAGTCGACGCCATCCGCACCGACCAGCATTTCACCGAACCGCCTCCGCGCTATTCGGAAGCCACCTTGGTCAAGAAGCTGGAAGAGCTGGGCATCGGCCGCCCCTCGACCTACGCCTCGACCCTGTCGACCCTGCGCGACCGCGAATACGTCCGCGTCGACAAGAACCGCTTCTATCCCGAGGACAAGGGACGGCTGGTTACGGCCTTCCTGGAGCAGTTCTTCAGGAAGTGGGTCGAATACGACTTCACCGCCGCGCTGGAGACCCAGCTCGACGAGGTCTCGGCCGGTCAGCTGGACTGGAAGGTGCTGCTGCGCAACTTCTGGCAGGACTTCCACGCCGCGACGCAAGCCGCCGGCGAACTGCGCACCACGGCCATTCTGGACGCGCTGAACGAAAGCCTGGGCGCCCATATCTTCCCGGACAAGGGCGACGGGACTGACCCGCGCGAGTGCCCCCTGTGCCATCAGGGTCAGCTCAGCCTGAAGACCAGCCGCTTCGGCGCCTTCATCGGCTGCGATCGGTATCCCGAGTGCAAATACACCCGCCCCGTCGCCAGCCCGTCGGCGGAGGACGGCTCGGCCGAGAGCGGCGACCGCGAACTGGGCGTCGATGCGGAAACGGGCCAGCCGGTCCAGTTGAAGATCGGCCGTTTCGGCCCCTACGTCGAAATCACGCCGCCCGAGGGCGACAAGCCCAAACGCTCGTCCCTGCCCAAGGGCTGGTCGCCGGCCTCCCTGACGCTGGACCAGGCCCTACGTCTGCTGGCCCTGCCGCGCGAGGTCGGGGTCCACCCCGAGGACGGCAAGATGATCACGGCGGGCCTGGGCCGTTACGGACCCTTCGTCCTGCACGCCGGGACCTACGCCAATGTGTCGGACATCGACGAGGTGTTCGAGGTCGGCCTGAACCGCGCCGTCGCCCTGCTGGCGGAAAAGCGCGCCGGTCGTCCCGGTCGCGGCGCGGCGGCGGCGCCGCTCAAGGACCTGGGCGCCCACCCGGAGACGGGCGAGCCGATCCACGTCATGGCCGGTCGCTTCGGCCCCTACGTCAAGTCCGGCAAGATCAACGCCACCCTGCCGAAGGGAACCGCGCCCGAAGACCTGACCCTGGAAGACGCCCTGCCTCTTCTGGCCGCCAAGGCCGGCGCCGCGCCCAAGAAGAAGGCGCCCGCCAAGAAGGCCGCCGCTCCGAAAAAAGCGACCGCCAAGAAACCGGCCGCCAAGAAGGCTCCGGCGAAGAAGGCCGCCAAGTCCAAGACCGCAGATTGATCCCTCTCCCGTTGGGAGAGGGCTTGAGCGCCCGAGAGCGTCAGCGATCGGCCTTTGCGCGAAAGGGTGAGGGTCGCGGCGTTGCGAACTGGCCTACCGCCCGACCCTCACCCGGCCCTTCGGGCCACCCTCTCCCAACGGGAGAGGGAAAGGATCGTGCATGGCGCGAATCCCCCCCGCGCCCTATCTTCGCCTGCTCATGCCCATCCGCCGCCTTTCCCCCGAAACCGTCAACCGCATCGCCGCCGGCGAGGTGGTCGAGCGGCCGGCCAGCGCCATCAAGGAACTGGTCGAGAACGCCCTGGACGCCGGCGGGCGCAACATCGAGATCCAGGCCGACGGCGGCGGCCTGTCGCGCATCCTGATCGCCGACGACGGCAAGGGCATTCCGCGCGAAGAACTGCCGCTGGCCGTCGAACGCCACGCCACGTCCAAGCTAGAGCCCGACGACGCCGGCGACGTGGATCTGTTGCGCATCCACACCCTGGGCTTCCGGGGCGAGGCCCTGCCCTCCATCGGTTCAGTCGCCCGCCTGTCGATCACCACCCGGTCGCGTGACGAGACCGACGCCTGGGCCATCACGGTCGAGGGCGGCGAGACCCGGCCCCTGGCCCCCGCCCCCTTCCCCGGCCCGCACGGCGCGCGGGTCGAGGTGCGCGACCTGTTCTACGCCACCCCCGCCCGGCTCAAGTTCATGAAGTCCGAGCGGTCCGAGGCCATGGCCATCTCCGAAGAGATCAAGCGCCAGGCGATGGCGCATGAGGCCGTCGCCTTCACCCTGTCGCTGGACGGCAAGGTCACCCTGCGCCTGCCCGCCGAACATCCCGGTGACGAAGGCCGGCTGCGGCGGCTGTCGGCCCTGCTGGGCCGCGACTTCGAGGCCAACGCCCTGCTGATCGATCAGGAGCGGGACGGCGTGCGCCTGTCGGGCTACGCCGGCCTGCCTACCTATTCGCGCGGCAATGCGGCGCATCAGTATCTGTTCGTCAACGGCCGCCCGGTGAAGGACCGGCTGCTGCAAGGGGCCCTGCGCGGCGCCTACGCCGACTTCCTGGCGCGCGACCGGCATCCGGCCGCCGTCCTCTTCCTCGACATCGACCCGCTCTATGTCGACGTCAACGTCCATCCGGCCAAGGCCGAGGTCCGGTTCCGCGATCCGGCCCTGGTGCGCGGGCTGATCGTCGGCGCCCTGAGGCACGCGCTGCACGCCGCCGGCCACCGCGCCTCGACGACCGTCGCGGCCGACGCCCTGTCCAGTTTTCAGGTGGGTTTCCAGCCCCACACCGGCGTGACGCACAGTGGCGAGTGGCGAGGGACGAGCGCCGAGGGCTGGTCCGGATGGGCCGGTTGGAACGCGCCGGCTTCCCAGACCGCCCAGGTCCTGCCCGGCCTCAACGAACGCAGCGCCCGCGTCGAGCCGTCATGGGACGGCCCCTCATGGCCGTCGCAGCCCGCCCAAAACCGCGACCTCGCCACTGGCCACTCGCCACTCGCCACTCAGCCTCACGACCCCCTCGACTATCCTCTAGGCGCCGCGCGGGGTCAGCTCCACGCCAACTATATCGTCGCCCAGACCCGCGACGGCCTGGTCATCGTCGATCAGCACGCCGCCCACGAGCGGCTGGTTTATGAACGGATGAAGGCCCAGATGGCCGAGGGGGCCGTGACCCGCCAGGCTCTCCTGACGCCCGAGGTGGTCGATCTGGACCCCGCGGAGGCCGAACGCGTCGCCGGGCGGGCCGAGGAACTGGCCGAGATGGGCCTGATCGTCGAGGCTTTCGGCGCCGGCGCCGTCCTGGTGCGCGAGACCCCGGCCATGCTGGGCGACACGGACGTTCAGGGCCTGATCCGCGACATCGCCGACGACCTGTCCGAACACGGCCAGGCCCTGTCGCTCAAGGAACGCCTCGCCGCCATCTGCGGCACCATGGCCTGCCACGGCAGCGTCCGCTCAGGCCGCGTCCTCTCGGCGCCGGAGATGAACGCCCTGCTCCGCCAGATGGAAGCCACCCCCCACTCCGGCCAATGCAACCACGGCCGCCCGACCTATGTGGAGCTGAAGCTGCACGATCTGGAGAAGCTGTTCGGGAGAAGGTGAGAAACCTAAGTTGCGCCACGTCCAAATCTGACGTGCGGCTCAGCTATCCGTGGGTCAATAGGAGGACGAGATGGCTACACCCCGTTGTATGAAATGCGATAGCCCTACATTTGAAGTTACGATGACCGAGCCTCGGAACTCGCGATTCAAGCTCCTTGCGGTTCACTGCGGAAGCTGCGGTGCCGTGGCGGGCTTCATGGACTACCACAACATTGGTCATCTTCTGTCCAAGATTGCTGAGAAGCTTGGCATCCGCTGAGGCGTTGACGGCAGAAGGCTGTTCCGCTCGATATCGCGCGCGCAAGAATCGGCGTTAACCCTTTGATCCTTCGTGATGGTAGTATCCAACGAACTGGAGATCGCAGATGACTCGCGACGAAATGATTGTTGCAGGGCTTAGCGCTTCCGAACCGGGAGCGACTTTTTCACCTGTTCAGCTGCAAAAGCTCTTTTTTGTCCTAGACCGAGAAGCTGCAAAGCCACTCGGTGGACCACATTTCAATTTTCAGCCCTACGACTATGGCCCTTTTGATCGCGCGCTATACGATCGGATCGATGCTCTTCGTGATGAAGGCCTTGTGCAGACCTTTAATTCCGGCCGGTATAGACTTTACTCGACTACACCGGCGGGAACCGCGCGCGGGATTGAAATCCTCGGCAGCATTGACCCGCAGATGAGAGAGTATGTTGCAGCAGTAGCCAGTTGGGTGCGCCGCCTTTCTTTCTCCGATTTAGTGTCTGCAATTTATGAACGATATCCGGATATGCGGGTAAACAGTATATTTCGCGGATGACTGTAGTCGTTGCGTTCCTCTGCACAGATGGTGTTGTCGTTGGTGCTGACAGCATGCTTACGCCATCGATGGGTGGCCAAGGCGTGGGCCATCACAAGGGTCGAAAGGTTGGCCGGATTGATGGTGAGCAAATATTTGCCTTCGCAGGAGATCAAGGCCTGGGTGCAAGATTTCAAATCATGGCCGCTGGAAGCCATGCCCTAGCAAACCAAGTCGGTCATCCGATTGATTACGCTCTCGCGTTGACGAACTCTTTGACGCAGCAGTTCCACAACTCAGGTGCCACGCCATCGCACGTCAATGCGGTCGTCGCTTTCCAACATAATGGCAATTCTCATTGCTGTATGTTCGAGGGAGCAATCCAGCCACGTTTGCTGGATGAACATCATTTTTACGCGGCGCTCGGCTCTGGGAAACTATCAGCGGACCCATTCCTCAGATACCTTGCTGATATCTTTTGTCCCCAAGGAACCATGCCAACTGTGCGCTTGGCTACATTCTTAACAGCTTGGACAATCCAGCATGTCATCGAGACAAATCCCGGAGGGGTCGCTGGCCCTATCCGGATGGCCACTATCGAGCAAACACGTGGTGCAACAATCGCTCGAGACGTTCCCGCGGATGAAATCGATCAGCATCTTCAAGCTATGGAAAGTGCGGTTCAAGCATTACGGGACTGGTCCCAAGGCCTCCATAATAATGGACCTCAGGCGCGAGAGGCTGAACCGCCCCCCGTACTCGGTCAGGCATAACTGAGATAGTTGCCGAAGAGTTTGCTCTCTAATCCAAATGCCCTCCTTCCTCTTCGTCTGCCTCGGCAACATCTGTCGCTCGCCTCTGGCCGAGGCCGCCCTGCGCGCCGAGGCTGAGCGGCTCCGGCTCGATCTGATCGTCGATTCCGCCGGGACCGGGGACTGGCATGCGGGCGAGGCGCCGGACCCGAGAGCGCAGGCGACGGCGCGGCGGCATGGGGTCGAGATTTCGGGGTTGAAGGCGCGGCAGGTGACGCAGGCGGACTTTCGCCGTTTCACCCATGTGATCGCCCTGGACCACGAGAACCTGAAGAACCTGCGCCGCCTGCGGCCCGACGACGCGACCGCCGAGCTCAGCCTGCTGCTCGACCACGTCCCCGGCCGCGAGGGCCAGGCCGTCGCCGACCCCTATTTCGGCGACGACGACGGGTTCGAGATCACCTGGGCCGAGGTGACGGCCGCCGCGCGCGGCCTGGTCGCCAAATTCTGACACCCTCTCCCGTTGGGAGAGGGCTTGAGGCTCGCGGAGCGCAGCGACGCGCCAAGCCGAAAGGGTGAGGGTCGGCTGCTTTAGTTCTTCCCTTGCGACGGCTGACGCCGACGGATGGGCCCGACCCTCATCCGGCCCTTCGGGCCACCTTCTCCCACTGGGAGAAGGATGGGAGACTCCCACGTCCGCGTCTGACGTAGCGCCGGTCTATGGCTGGGATCATGACCGAGCCCTACCGCATCCGTGAAGCCGCCATCTGGGCCCAGGCCCGCACCGACTATCTGTCGGGTCTCAGCGCCGAGGCCGTGTGTCGTCGCCACGACCTGGGCCTGTCCGCCTTTCGCCGCCGCGCCCGCAAATACGGCTGGCGGCGCAGCGATCAGGTCGAACCGCCGCCCGG
This genomic interval carries:
- the pyrC gene encoding dihydroorotase, which encodes MTTVAINNARLLDPATNYDGPGGLLIQDGRISRVIHGPTPDVAADQIIDADGLCLAPGLIDIRVKTGEPGAEPKETLKSASLAAAAGGVTTIVVQPDTDPAVDDPAMIDFIQRRGAALNLVNVRAAGAATKALDGQRMAEIGLMDEAGALYFTDGDKVIVNSRTLQRVMSYAAAFNALIACRPADPWLTEGAVAASGELATRLGLSGSPAIAERIGLERDLALVEQTGARFLVDQLSTEGALDTLARARAKGLEVAVSVSINHLCFNEVDIGDYRTFYRLDPPLRSEADRQALIEAVREGLIDVITSAHAPAPAEDKRRPFAEAAPGAIGLETLLPAALTLHHEDGLDLLDVLRPLTQGPAALLGLDAGVLAEGAPADVILFDAGAPVIIDADTLHSKSKNSPFDGRRLQGKLIGTWVAGRKVL
- a CDS encoding glycerophosphodiester phosphodiesterase family protein, yielding MTRISAAAATLLLLSTTGCVGAPPMASAPSSGPAMAAYFDCVRDGGVAISAHRAVSALDQPENSIAAIEATGRAIPNAILELDAVLTKDRQLVLMHDDTMDRTTTGRGRVADLTLAQVKQARLKASNGALTRAAPPTLGEALDAAGRVGAIASIDLKPADGETTVDLARAVIDQVRRSRAGNRVILITYNDADARAVAAMAPEMMISAGLSGVDDLSGLNPAQILAWTGTREERPALWRALREAGVEVQFGTLGAEGVRRDDRYAADGDVSEYRDLVGQGVTVIATDTPLAVKSVLGAEVAKAATCARPR
- the plsY gene encoding glycerol-3-phosphate 1-O-acyltransferase PlsY, which gives rise to MQDLVAPALGTLALVALGGYLLGSIPFGVVITRAAGAGDVRNIGSGNIGATNVLRTGRKDLALATLLLDAGKGAVALLIARHLFGSELAGAIAGGAAFLGHLFPVWLSFKGGKGVATFYGLLLAAAWPLGLMAGAVWLLCAFLFRYSSLAALISSATAPLLALLPLAVVGLPVSLPILALTVFAAVLIWVRHHQNIARLLKGEEPRIGAKKA
- the dprA gene encoding DNA-processing protein DprA, producing the protein MSLDPAERFARLRLARTDRIGPVAFAQLIGRYGSALGALDTLPDLVRKSGAASVPPPVETVEREIAAGDAIGARLLVLGDPDYPEMLAALDPPPPILWTRGRVDLLNQPSVAIVGARIASAGGQRIARGLAQQLGQAGHVVVSGMARGIDAAAHEGALATGTAAVLGGGVNDIYPSEHADLYARLTEQGCVVSESPVGARAQARDFPRRNRIISGLSRGVVVVEAEVRSGSLITARLAAEQGRDVFAVPGSPLDPRARGPNELLRQGAILCEGIDDIDRAFNTLRTLREPPADPMRFDGDLDDAFLDRVAALLSPTPTPRDEIARALNAPVSQIAAALLELSLTGRADLLPGGLASL
- the topA gene encoding type I DNA topoisomerase, whose translation is MNLVIVESPAKAKTINKYLGSDYEVLASYGHVRDLPSKDGSVLPDDDFSMHWEADAKGAKRLSEIAAAAKRADRVILATDPDREGEAISWHVLEVLNKKKALKDTEVQRVTFNAITKSAVLDAMANPRQIDMELVEAYLARRALDYLVGFTLSPVLWRKLPGARSAGRVQSVALRIVVDREMEIEKFKAQEYWSIEADLNADSPPFTARLVKHAGKRIQRLDIKDEATASAARAAIAAGDFTINAVEKKPVRRNPAPPFTTSTLQQEAARKLGFSAQRTMQAAQKLYEGVDETGGLITYMRTDGVQTTPEGIAQAREVIGQQFGPAFVPQEPRYYKTKAKNAQEAHEAIRPTNIARHPDSLRLESDLQRLYELIWKRMVASQMEAARMDRTTVDIETADGQTGLRATGQVVTFDGFLAVYEEGRDEKQKGAEDDESDDTSRLPALKEGAKAKVDAIRTDQHFTEPPPRYSEATLVKKLEELGIGRPSTYASTLSTLRDREYVRVDKNRFYPEDKGRLVTAFLEQFFRKWVEYDFTAALETQLDEVSAGQLDWKVLLRNFWQDFHAATQAAGELRTTAILDALNESLGAHIFPDKGDGTDPRECPLCHQGQLSLKTSRFGAFIGCDRYPECKYTRPVASPSAEDGSAESGDRELGVDAETGQPVQLKIGRFGPYVEITPPEGDKPKRSSLPKGWSPASLTLDQALRLLALPREVGVHPEDGKMITAGLGRYGPFVLHAGTYANVSDIDEVFEVGLNRAVALLAEKRAGRPGRGAAAAPLKDLGAHPETGEPIHVMAGRFGPYVKSGKINATLPKGTAPEDLTLEDALPLLAAKAGAAPKKKAPAKKAAAPKKATAKKPAAKKAPAKKAAKSKTAD
- the mutL gene encoding DNA mismatch repair endonuclease MutL; this encodes MPIRRLSPETVNRIAAGEVVERPASAIKELVENALDAGGRNIEIQADGGGLSRILIADDGKGIPREELPLAVERHATSKLEPDDAGDVDLLRIHTLGFRGEALPSIGSVARLSITTRSRDETDAWAITVEGGETRPLAPAPFPGPHGARVEVRDLFYATPARLKFMKSERSEAMAISEEIKRQAMAHEAVAFTLSLDGKVTLRLPAEHPGDEGRLRRLSALLGRDFEANALLIDQERDGVRLSGYAGLPTYSRGNAAHQYLFVNGRPVKDRLLQGALRGAYADFLARDRHPAAVLFLDIDPLYVDVNVHPAKAEVRFRDPALVRGLIVGALRHALHAAGHRASTTVAADALSSFQVGFQPHTGVTHSGEWRGTSAEGWSGWAGWNAPASQTAQVLPGLNERSARVEPSWDGPSWPSQPAQNRDLATGHSPLATQPHDPLDYPLGAARGQLHANYIVAQTRDGLVIVDQHAAHERLVYERMKAQMAEGAVTRQALLTPEVVDLDPAEAERVAGRAEELAEMGLIVEAFGAGAVLVRETPAMLGDTDVQGLIRDIADDLSEHGQALSLKERLAAICGTMACHGSVRSGRVLSAPEMNALLRQMEATPHSGQCNHGRPTYVELKLHDLEKLFGRR
- a CDS encoding low molecular weight protein-tyrosine-phosphatase, encoding MPSFLFVCLGNICRSPLAEAALRAEAERLRLDLIVDSAGTGDWHAGEAPDPRAQATARRHGVEISGLKARQVTQADFRRFTHVIALDHENLKNLRRLRPDDATAELSLLLDHVPGREGQAVADPYFGDDDGFEITWAEVTAAARGLVAKF